The genome window TGCGAGTATACGCGGGAGAGGCAGAGCGGATTTGTTCGCTGTGCTTTGGGGTATGCGTATGTTACTGACCGCGTATTGTATCTGCTTGGGATGGGTATGCGTGCTGTCACGGCATGCGTTTGCTAGTGCGAGTCAAGTGTTCACCAGAAGACACGATTGGCGACCTGAAAAAGTTGATCGCCGCTCAGACCGGCACACCTCCACAAAAGGTTCGTATCAAGCGCCTCGTCCCATCCAACTGTACTCGTCCTCTTTCAAGTGCATCCATCGAGTCGCATACCAGTCCAACATCGAAACACTGACTCTATCCACCTCGTATTCTTCTCCTCCGCCGCACAGATCATCCTCAAAAAATGGTATACAGTCTACAAAGACCACATCACCTTGGCCGACTACGAGATCGCCGATGGCTTCTCGTTCGAGATGCACTAGTTTCCTCGCTTTCCCGCTCGGAAGCGAGCCATTTCGAAACAATGCATGTCCCGTTCGACCTGCGCAACAAGAAGCAGTGTGACACATACACATGTGCTAGCAGCGCCATGCGAGTCCACGAGTGCAAGTTCAGGCAGATCGTGTGAGAGAGACCCAAACACAATGACCTGTCCTCCAACCACCGATGCGCTGCTTGAAAACAGTATTCACAATGTCAACAGTTTGCCGTCCAAACGTGAAAGCATTGGTAGTGTAGTGGTATCACGGGACGTTGCCAGCCCGCCTTCAGTGAAGGTCCGACCACGAATTCGTCCCGACCGGGGTTCGATTCCCCGTCAATGCATATCTTTTTGTCCATTTTGATTCTGTTTGACAGCTTGGATTGCTTGTAAGTTAAGTTATTTTGTTTGACACAGCATCAGCCAGCGCTCATCCACAGCGAGACCGAGTTTTTGCTCGCACAACTCTAGAGACATTCGTGATAGCAAAGAAGAATTTGATTAATGATCAATcaaagacgaggatgaagaggtGAAATCGGTAGGCAAGGTGGGCAAGTTAGAGGCGCAAAGCCTGCCTATACTGTACGAAGCCGAGAAGGTTTTCGATagcttcttgagcgcttTCTCTGAGGCTGGGATGTTTTCTGCGATCGATGTGTTTGGCGAGTGCTTTGCAGTTGAAGACGGTGAGTCTGATTCGGGAAAGCAGATTTTGGTGACGGAAAGCGAGCGAATCGTAGTGGGAGGATTCATCGGCGTACGTGTCGATGATGCCGTTGATGGCGGCTACCATGCTCTCGGGAGTGGTGCCAGATGTTGAGTTGGAAGCCGCGTCAGCGATGGATTCAAGAATCGAGACGAGGAACGCACCGATGTGCGCATTGACCGATGCGTTTATCTGAGCCGAACGCGCTAGCGTAGAGAGCGTCAGGATACATTTGACCCGCATCGCGTCGGAACTCGCCGAGGCATAGCCAGACTGTAACGCCACCACGATCTCGCTCTGTACCGCCGCAGCATGCGAAacgtcgatcgacgacgtgGTCGAAAGCGGCAGGTTGCCTTCCAACAAGCGCGCTATCGACCACATGCCTCCAATACACGTCTCGACCATCGTCAACCCATCACATCCTTCGTCGGCGTGCAAACCACCAGTGACACCACTGacaccaacgtcgacatTGTTGACATGCGTGCCTAGACCCGCCCCGGCCGAGGCGACCGCAGGAACACTAGCGCATCCCTTGGCGATCTCGAACAGGCTCAGCCACACACGTTTGAGTACGTCGTTCTGCGGTCCCGCGTGGATCCACGTGCGAAAAGCACCGATCCGACGTTGCACTTTGGCATCCGTGACGGGCTGCGATGGTGGAGGTGGCGAAAACGTCGccagacgcagcagcagattgTTGAGCAccgagagcgagcgcaagTGGAGCGCGCGCAGCACGCCTGATGTCGGCTTGTCGCTCGTGCTCAACGTAAGCGACGGGAAGGACGCTTCAAACGGTCGAGAAAGCGTCAGAAGCGCACTCCCAAGCGATCCGTCGGATGTGCCAAACATGCGGCTCAGTACAGGCGCATATGCCTGGAACGGCAAGCTACCATTGCGTTTCACTGCATCCGCAAACGTGTCTTGCGCGCAGCCCACTCCCATATCGTCATCATCCGCGCCATCGTCCGACTCGATTCGCTCACCATGGTCAAACATGTCcatctcctcctcgtcttcgtcgtcctcctccgccgcatctgcatctgcctccgcatccgcatccgcattCTCCATCCActcgtctgcatcctcttctccaccaccgGTAGCATGCGCATCTAGACTACCCgccatctcggcgagcacctcgagcgCCAGCATCAACGTCTGCGCCTTCTCCTCGGCTTTCGCCTGCATCTTGGCCCTCAACACCGACTCGTCCGTATCCTTGGCCGTCGATTCCAGCGCCACAGCCTCGCTCGTGTCCCCGCGTCCGTCCAGATCGTGCGCGAGTTTCGTCATGTCCACGCCGCAAAGCAGACTTGTCAGCGTCGGCAGTAGCAAGCTTTCTTCGTACGTTTTCAACGACACCGCTGTGGCTGGAGCACCGTTAGCACCGTTGCCACTGGCTGCATTGCCGATCGGCACAAAGATGCTGGACGATGTCATGGTAGAGGCAGCTACGCTGCCGTGCTTGCGCGACTTGGAGCgcaacgcagcagcagctttcgaATCGACGGCAGCCGCGAGGTTACGCAACACACCGGCGCAAAGGACACCGAGCATGGTAGATTGCGAATGCACGTAGCGCCTGAGTTTGTGCAG of Mycosarcoma maydis chromosome 7, whole genome shotgun sequence contains these proteins:
- a CDS encoding ubiquitin-like protein HUB1 (related to ubiquitin-like protein Hub1), which codes for MPMIEVLANDRLGRKVRVKCSPEDTIGDLKKLIAAQTGTPPQKIILKKWYTVYKDHITLADYEIADGFSFEMH